A portion of the Rhodococcus pseudokoreensis genome contains these proteins:
- a CDS encoding UxaA family hydrolase — MTLLAIGAFRDEAATLRLNSMKLLLLDDRDNIAVAVTDLHSGEMTSTNDIRLTIRSHVPRGHKVALHPIARGADIIRYGEPVGEATSDIASGEHVHVQNVISKRLPGGPR; from the coding sequence ATGACCCTGTTAGCGATTGGTGCTTTCCGCGACGAGGCAGCGACACTGAGACTGAACAGCATGAAATTGCTCCTACTCGATGACCGCGACAATATTGCGGTCGCCGTCACTGACCTGCACAGCGGGGAGATGACCAGCACGAATGATATCCGCCTGACCATCCGTAGCCACGTACCGCGTGGACACAAGGTGGCACTTCACCCGATAGCGCGGGGCGCCGACATCATTCGGTACGGCGAACCGGTCGGCGAAGCCACTTCCGACATTGCATCCGGTGAGCACGTGCACGTGCAGAACGTCATCAGCAAGCGGCTGCCCGGAGGACCTCGATGA
- a CDS encoding APC family permease codes for MAFSAPIVTIAGYMAFAIDFAGEIAPLVYIITTALVLIFAVGFTTMTRRVPRPGAFYAYITVGIGRAFGLGSAFVAALSYTMILVGLYCFTGVTIAEMITLFRGPETQWWIWTLLAWAIVSVLGYFHVEVSAKVLSIVMGFEILLVVVFNFASLGQGGVDGLSVQPFNPSGLSGAGAGIFVALLFTFGNFVGFESTALYRDEVREPVKTIPRATYLAVIFIGIFYSVSCYALISAYGSSSQQVAQDNPAGMFNDALDTFVASNVSMIAAALVATSSIAALISTHNVASRYIFNLAADHAVPRYLAGVHPKHHSPYRASLAVAVIAVVALVTIAGLPVNAPVVYGAMSGLGSMGVMTLMVLVSIAVIAWFARPLNRGTDSIWKTAIAPLISIIAIGTIVVFAMSRFDLVVGGQPGQLTWLLAVPATALAIGIAIALYFRSAKPEYYENLGRAERGDEDTAAGGTKLQV; via the coding sequence ATGGCGTTTTCAGCTCCGATTGTCACGATCGCCGGCTACATGGCCTTCGCCATCGACTTCGCCGGCGAGATCGCACCGCTGGTCTACATCATCACCACAGCGCTCGTGCTCATCTTCGCGGTCGGGTTCACCACAATGACGCGGCGAGTGCCCCGCCCAGGTGCGTTCTACGCCTACATCACCGTGGGGATAGGCAGGGCGTTCGGACTCGGCAGCGCCTTCGTAGCAGCGCTGTCGTACACGATGATCCTCGTCGGCCTCTACTGCTTCACCGGCGTGACCATCGCCGAGATGATCACGCTCTTCCGCGGTCCGGAAACCCAGTGGTGGATATGGACGCTCCTCGCGTGGGCGATCGTCAGTGTGCTGGGATACTTCCACGTCGAGGTGTCGGCCAAGGTCCTCAGCATCGTCATGGGGTTCGAGATCCTGCTGGTGGTGGTGTTCAATTTCGCCTCGCTGGGTCAGGGCGGCGTCGATGGTCTCTCGGTGCAGCCGTTCAACCCCTCAGGCCTGAGTGGAGCCGGCGCCGGAATCTTCGTCGCACTCCTGTTCACCTTCGGCAACTTCGTCGGATTCGAATCGACGGCCCTGTACCGCGACGAGGTTCGGGAACCGGTCAAGACGATCCCGCGGGCGACGTATCTCGCGGTGATCTTCATCGGCATCTTCTACAGCGTCTCCTGTTATGCCCTGATCTCCGCCTACGGGTCGAGTTCCCAACAGGTCGCACAGGACAACCCGGCCGGGATGTTCAATGACGCTCTCGACACGTTCGTCGCGTCGAACGTGTCGATGATCGCGGCTGCGCTGGTCGCCACGTCGTCGATCGCCGCTCTGATCTCGACGCACAACGTGGCCTCGCGTTACATCTTCAACCTGGCCGCCGATCATGCGGTGCCGCGGTATCTGGCAGGTGTCCACCCCAAGCATCATTCGCCCTATCGGGCTTCGCTCGCGGTCGCGGTGATCGCGGTGGTCGCCCTGGTCACGATCGCCGGTCTGCCTGTCAATGCACCGGTGGTGTATGGCGCGATGAGTGGACTCGGCTCGATGGGGGTGATGACTCTGATGGTGCTGGTCAGCATCGCCGTCATTGCCTGGTTCGCCCGCCCGCTCAACCGCGGCACCGACAGCATTTGGAAGACCGCCATCGCTCCACTCATCTCCATCATCGCCATCGGAACGATCGTCGTGTTCGCGATGTCCCGGTTCGACCTCGTGGTAGGCGGTCAGCCCGGACAGTTGACGTGGCTGCTCGCGGTTCCGGCGACGGCCCTGGCGATCGGTATCGCCATCGCGCTGTACTTCCGCAGTGCGAAACCGGAGTACTACGAGAATCTCGGGCGCGCCGAACGTGGCGACGAGGACACAGCAGCAGGAGGCACGAAGCTGCAGGTCTGA
- a CDS encoding MmgE/PrpD family protein codes for MTTASRPGQTRELAEFVSALTLSEVPQLAADRARTAIADVIGVAIAGRRHRIGSTMLEYVADQEAREVSGILGGGRTSPELAGLVNGTFAHAMDFDDSNHPLYGHPSCHLVPAMLAVGEECGASFGDALTAYIAGFEVDAALASAMNMAHYETGFHSTGTIGTVGAAAAAARTMGLDGETTQRALGIAASRAAGIRANTGTMTKPLHAGAAAMGGIQAARLAARGWDADPAALEADLGFCSVFMGRAAGTPVEFAAQLGRTWSLLDPVGLAIKPYPSCGASHPAVQAALTIHTELGDDEIRQIRVGVSALAPKLLVHNTPVTGNEARFSAQYTVAAALVRGHLDLSDFTSDAVADPAVRALMERITVVVDERHRDGTEFPASIEVHTMSGRRIERTVEIARGKNADPMSDAELEAKFIACAGPAKTALWAGIRKAALDVPVAEIVASTV; via the coding sequence GTGACGACCGCGAGTCGGCCGGGGCAAACCCGGGAACTCGCTGAATTCGTCAGCGCCTTGACCCTCTCGGAGGTACCGCAGCTGGCCGCTGACCGGGCGCGAACGGCGATCGCCGATGTGATCGGGGTGGCTATCGCGGGCCGCCGCCACCGCATCGGTTCGACGATGCTCGAGTACGTCGCCGATCAAGAGGCACGCGAGGTCTCCGGCATACTCGGTGGCGGTCGCACGTCTCCCGAACTCGCGGGCCTGGTCAACGGAACCTTCGCGCATGCCATGGATTTCGATGACTCGAACCATCCGTTGTACGGGCATCCCAGTTGCCATCTGGTACCGGCGATGCTGGCGGTAGGGGAAGAATGTGGCGCCTCGTTCGGCGACGCGCTGACGGCCTACATCGCGGGATTCGAGGTCGACGCCGCCCTGGCTAGTGCGATGAATATGGCGCACTACGAGACCGGATTCCACTCCACCGGCACGATCGGCACCGTCGGCGCCGCAGCAGCGGCGGCCCGGACGATGGGTCTCGACGGCGAGACGACACAACGAGCGTTGGGCATCGCCGCCTCCCGCGCCGCCGGCATCCGCGCCAATACCGGGACGATGACCAAACCATTGCACGCCGGAGCAGCGGCCATGGGCGGAATCCAAGCCGCTCGACTCGCCGCCCGCGGCTGGGACGCCGATCCCGCCGCTCTGGAAGCCGACCTCGGGTTCTGCTCGGTGTTCATGGGACGTGCCGCGGGCACCCCGGTGGAATTCGCCGCGCAGCTCGGCCGGACCTGGTCCCTTCTCGACCCGGTCGGGCTGGCGATCAAACCCTATCCCTCGTGTGGCGCTTCGCATCCGGCCGTGCAAGCCGCGTTGACGATCCATACCGAACTCGGTGACGACGAGATCCGGCAGATCCGGGTGGGGGTCAGCGCCCTCGCGCCGAAGCTACTGGTACACAACACACCGGTGACCGGGAACGAGGCACGGTTCAGCGCGCAGTACACGGTGGCGGCGGCGCTGGTCCGGGGTCACCTCGACCTGTCGGACTTCACCTCGGACGCAGTCGCCGATCCCGCTGTGCGCGCACTGATGGAGCGAATTACGGTCGTCGTCGACGAACGCCACCGTGACGGCACCGAGTTCCCCGCCTCGATCGAGGTGCACACAATGTCCGGGCGTCGTATCGAGCGGACGGTCGAGATAGCTCGGGGCAAGAACGCGGACCCGATGAGCGACGCCGAACTGGAGGCGAAATTCATCGCCTGTGCCGGCCCCGCGAAGACCGCACTGTGGGCGGGCATCCGAAAAGCCGCGCTCGACGTTCCGGTAGCGGAGATCGTCGCATCCACGGTGTGA
- a CDS encoding nuclear transport factor 2 family protein, which produces MTSPGAAKNAETIRAFAEGQNNIDRQAIEALLTEDATFYPGARDASFEGREAFLDALLGWLNNHENGRFKILTEIYTDDEAVNEWRFVAKTKDGADVDTHGIDYFKLRDGKILSKSSFRKV; this is translated from the coding sequence ATGACTTCCCCCGGAGCTGCAAAGAACGCCGAGACGATCCGCGCGTTCGCCGAAGGCCAGAACAACATCGACCGCCAGGCCATCGAGGCGCTGCTGACCGAGGATGCGACGTTCTACCCCGGCGCCCGCGACGCATCGTTCGAGGGCCGAGAGGCATTCCTCGATGCCCTGCTCGGCTGGCTGAACAACCACGAGAACGGCCGCTTCAAGATCCTCACCGAGATCTACACCGACGACGAAGCCGTCAACGAGTGGCGATTCGTCGCCAAGACCAAGGACGGGGCCGACGTCGATACGCACGGCATCGACTACTTCAAGCTCCGAGACGGGAAGATCCTCTCCAAGAGCTCCTTCCGCAAGGTCTGA
- a CDS encoding LLM class flavin-dependent oxidoreductase has protein sequence MDIGLFMVPFRLPETNFQDGFDWDMQVIRWAEEYGLSEVWVGEHTTQRWEPVASPELYLAAAITQTSRIKLATGANVPANHNPIALAHRLMQFDHMSRGRLMVGLGAGATREDLQIHGTSEPKPMMAEAVEIMRKVWSGERPLRHEGKYWTLDVPAYSEELSGPFLTPYQQPHPPLAMAGLSPNSGTLREAGAAGCLPMSFAINRDYLAGHWHKYVEGAESAGHTPNRNDWRVAHTVFVADTDEEAMELAIRGGLGRSYREWTWPAYARSGMLPLMAPELDEHDPATMSLEYFAENHWLIGSPDTVVEKLQRDIEVSGGFGTLIAFTFDYLDQPEAYRRNLELLGTEVLPRIKNLEHKTESLSELQQQIAVAR, from the coding sequence GTGGATATCGGCCTTTTCATGGTTCCGTTTCGGCTTCCGGAAACGAATTTTCAAGACGGCTTCGACTGGGACATGCAGGTCATCCGGTGGGCCGAGGAGTACGGACTGTCGGAGGTGTGGGTCGGTGAGCACACCACCCAGCGCTGGGAACCGGTCGCCAGCCCTGAGCTGTACCTGGCGGCAGCGATCACCCAGACTAGCCGCATCAAGCTCGCGACCGGTGCCAACGTTCCGGCGAACCACAACCCGATCGCGCTGGCCCACCGGTTGATGCAATTCGACCACATGTCCCGCGGCCGCCTAATGGTTGGTTTGGGTGCCGGCGCGACCCGCGAAGATCTGCAGATCCACGGCACCAGCGAGCCCAAGCCGATGATGGCAGAGGCCGTCGAGATCATGCGCAAGGTCTGGTCCGGGGAACGTCCTCTGCGCCATGAGGGCAAGTACTGGACGCTCGATGTCCCCGCCTACAGTGAGGAACTGAGCGGACCGTTCTTGACCCCCTATCAGCAGCCCCATCCGCCGCTGGCCATGGCCGGTCTGAGCCCCAACTCGGGCACCCTCAGGGAGGCCGGCGCAGCCGGCTGTCTGCCGATGAGCTTTGCGATCAATCGCGATTACCTTGCCGGCCACTGGCATAAGTATGTCGAAGGCGCCGAATCCGCCGGCCACACGCCGAACCGCAACGATTGGCGCGTCGCCCATACCGTCTTCGTCGCCGACACCGATGAAGAAGCGATGGAGCTCGCGATCAGGGGCGGACTCGGCCGCAGCTACCGCGAATGGACCTGGCCGGCGTACGCCCGCTCCGGCATGCTCCCCCTCATGGCACCCGAGCTCGACGAGCACGATCCGGCAACGATGTCACTCGAGTACTTCGCTGAAAATCATTGGCTCATCGGCTCTCCGGACACCGTCGTCGAGAAGTTGCAGCGCGATATCGAGGTCTCCGGCGGCTTCGGCACGCTCATCGCTTTTACCTTCGACTACCTCGACCAGCCGGAGGCCTATCGGCGCAACCTCGAACTCCTCGGCACGGAGGTACTGCCGCGGATCAAGAACCTCGAACACAAGACCGAGTCGCTGTCCGAGTTGCAGCAGCAGATCGCGGTCGCACGCTGA
- a CDS encoding mycofactocin-coupled SDR family oxidoreductase: protein MGRVEGKVAFISGAARGQGRSHAVALAEEGADIIAFDVCAPVETAPYPMASEEDLQETVRLVEKAGGRILARKADVRDLDRLTEIVDEGVDQFGRLDIILANAGIVSQGLMSQMTATQWQEMIDINLTGVFNTVRAGMNQMIDAGNGGSILLTSSAAGLRSMDNIGHYVAAKHGVTGLAKALANELGKHNIRVNSLHPSNVRTDMLVNEGNFRMFRPDLEHPQLEDAIEAYGTIHLLDVPWIEPEDVSAAVLYLVSHEGRFITGAQFTIDAGFQAK from the coding sequence ATGGGACGTGTCGAAGGCAAAGTCGCATTCATCTCGGGCGCGGCACGCGGTCAGGGCCGGAGCCACGCGGTGGCGCTGGCGGAGGAGGGGGCGGACATCATCGCCTTCGACGTGTGCGCTCCAGTCGAAACGGCGCCGTATCCGATGGCGTCCGAAGAGGACCTGCAGGAGACGGTGCGTCTCGTGGAGAAGGCGGGCGGTCGGATCCTCGCCCGAAAGGCCGACGTACGCGACCTCGACCGCCTCACCGAGATCGTCGATGAGGGCGTGGATCAGTTCGGCCGACTGGACATCATACTCGCCAACGCGGGCATCGTCAGCCAAGGGCTCATGTCGCAGATGACCGCCACCCAGTGGCAGGAAATGATCGACATCAACCTGACCGGTGTTTTCAACACCGTCCGGGCCGGGATGAACCAGATGATCGACGCCGGCAACGGCGGATCGATCCTGCTGACCAGCTCTGCCGCCGGCCTGCGGAGCATGGACAACATCGGCCACTACGTGGCGGCCAAGCACGGGGTGACAGGTCTGGCCAAGGCACTGGCGAACGAGCTCGGGAAGCACAACATCCGAGTCAACTCACTGCACCCGAGCAACGTCCGGACGGACATGCTCGTCAACGAGGGCAACTTCCGGATGTTCCGGCCCGACCTGGAGCACCCGCAGCTCGAGGATGCCATCGAGGCTTACGGCACGATTCATCTGCTCGACGTCCCCTGGATCGAGCCGGAAGACGTGAGCGCGGCGGTGCTCTACCTGGTGTCACACGAGGGGCGGTTCATCACCGGCGCCCAGTTCACCATCGACGCCGGTTTCCAGGCCAAATGA
- a CDS encoding sigma-54-dependent Fis family transcriptional regulator, which translates to MIERSWRRSAACLVDPESLATEVRESRLDAPFLQIATPIMQRLDDMARDTGACVLLSDASGVHALRMGDSAALRWADSHAAVIGMGAAEEFAGTNSDGTALEEVGTVQVWGPEHYAEDLQGTYCTSAPILDSLRNRVVAVLTLMVPEHIALDSAPGALALPVEWAAGEIGRQVADRLTFREQALLRAYTRESRLRGGAAVVAIDDRTTIASNRAKEMLSNSDFAVLSAVARQVDAFGEVREEVVVLADSRALTVTVKPVTVDGRVIGAVMRLHEITARSAIGGAAVLPAPVSLAPLDDLIGASAVVRRLKSAAVAAMAQGVAVCLTGERGTGRTHLARLMAAAMTPEVAVIDCGPVDSGNAGAFAAMLDAALDAGRTVVARNFDQLSPEVLDHTRDGLRAAAERGKLMATAYDMDAGFFTDAIGTVPIELRLPPLRSRRDDIPLLVGYFLRSADPGARKVCSGRLLAALANAEWPGNVAQLRDVVTTAATRNTTGTVCVSDVNEAHQAALARGRLSRLEAAELEQIRHALAESEGNRAKAADLLEIGRSTLYRKMENYNRRGYELG; encoded by the coding sequence GTGATCGAACGGTCGTGGCGGCGCAGTGCAGCGTGCCTGGTCGATCCCGAATCGCTGGCTACGGAGGTGCGTGAATCCCGGCTCGACGCTCCATTCCTTCAAATTGCGACGCCCATCATGCAGCGACTCGACGACATGGCGCGAGACACCGGGGCGTGTGTCCTGCTATCGGATGCTTCAGGGGTTCACGCGCTTCGGATGGGCGATTCGGCGGCGCTCCGTTGGGCCGATTCGCATGCGGCGGTGATCGGCATGGGGGCGGCCGAGGAGTTCGCGGGCACGAACTCCGATGGAACCGCACTCGAAGAGGTTGGGACGGTACAGGTATGGGGGCCAGAGCACTATGCCGAGGACCTACAGGGGACATACTGCACGTCCGCGCCGATCCTCGATAGCCTGCGCAATCGTGTCGTCGCGGTACTCACGCTGATGGTGCCGGAGCATATCGCTCTCGATTCGGCACCCGGCGCGCTCGCCCTACCGGTGGAGTGGGCCGCCGGCGAGATCGGCCGGCAGGTGGCCGATCGCTTGACCTTCCGCGAACAGGCCCTTCTGCGGGCGTATACACGTGAGTCCCGGTTGCGTGGTGGTGCCGCCGTCGTCGCGATCGACGACCGCACGACAATCGCGAGTAACCGGGCCAAAGAGATGCTGTCGAACAGTGACTTCGCGGTCCTGTCTGCCGTCGCACGGCAGGTGGACGCGTTCGGCGAGGTACGGGAGGAGGTTGTGGTGCTCGCCGACAGTCGTGCGTTGACTGTCACCGTGAAACCGGTGACGGTCGACGGCCGGGTGATCGGTGCGGTGATGCGGCTCCATGAGATCACGGCCCGGTCAGCGATCGGCGGCGCCGCGGTACTACCGGCTCCGGTCTCGCTGGCCCCCCTCGATGACCTCATCGGCGCCAGCGCCGTGGTGCGTCGGCTGAAGTCGGCGGCTGTAGCCGCGATGGCGCAGGGTGTCGCGGTGTGCCTGACCGGCGAGCGCGGCACCGGCCGCACCCACCTTGCCCGTCTGATGGCAGCGGCTATGACACCGGAGGTAGCGGTGATCGACTGCGGTCCAGTCGATTCGGGGAATGCCGGGGCGTTCGCGGCAATGCTCGACGCCGCGCTCGACGCCGGCCGGACTGTGGTAGCCAGAAATTTCGATCAGCTTTCGCCGGAAGTCCTCGACCACACGCGGGATGGCCTCCGGGCAGCCGCGGAACGGGGAAAGCTCATGGCAACGGCTTACGATATGGATGCTGGATTCTTCACCGACGCCATCGGTACCGTGCCGATCGAGTTGCGGCTACCGCCCCTGCGGTCGCGGCGTGATGACATACCCCTGCTCGTCGGATATTTTCTGAGATCGGCGGACCCCGGCGCGAGGAAGGTGTGCAGCGGCCGGCTCCTAGCCGCACTGGCGAATGCCGAGTGGCCCGGGAACGTGGCGCAGCTGCGCGACGTCGTGACAACGGCCGCGACCCGGAACACAACGGGAACGGTGTGTGTGTCCGACGTGAACGAGGCGCACCAGGCAGCTTTGGCCCGCGGGCGGCTCAGCAGACTCGAAGCCGCGGAGCTCGAGCAGATACGCCATGCACTGGCCGAGTCTGAAGGTAACCGGGCCAAGGCCGCGGATCTGCTCGAGATCGGGAGGTCGACCCTGTATCGGAAGATGGAAAATTACAATCGGAGGGGCTACGAACTCGGCTGA
- a CDS encoding UxaA family hydrolase yields the protein MTQINAYPRTQGQPGARNHVFVLPSVVCSALVAAEIADAAGATAVAHQHGCGHIGQDIVQTRALFAGLASSPNVAQSLVVSLGCETVQGRGVVDEIVRQGREPHFVGIQDSGGSTAAREEGIRVAQKLKTTADALEREAADVGALTLGIVADRTDDRLADLVTLAVARGARVVLAASKDADLSGVAEPNTALTIGSEPGPSAVSVLANDPGTQSARVLAVASCRPQVIVEFPAENQPPSSIALVPIVGVAAAGGLHAAIPDEFDIAAGEAAADIWSVVLDVFSGVPAKSELRNSTTFAIPRLLRTM from the coding sequence ATGACCCAGATCAACGCATACCCTCGTACTCAGGGGCAACCCGGCGCCCGAAACCACGTCTTCGTGCTCCCGTCCGTGGTGTGCTCGGCCCTCGTCGCAGCCGAGATCGCCGATGCCGCCGGAGCGACGGCAGTGGCGCATCAGCACGGATGCGGGCACATCGGGCAGGATATCGTGCAGACCCGGGCACTGTTCGCAGGACTGGCGAGCTCACCGAACGTGGCCCAGTCGCTGGTCGTCAGCCTCGGCTGCGAGACCGTTCAGGGACGTGGCGTCGTCGACGAGATCGTCCGGCAGGGCCGGGAACCGCATTTTGTCGGCATCCAAGACAGCGGCGGTAGCACAGCGGCACGGGAAGAAGGTATCCGTGTCGCGCAGAAGCTGAAGACGACGGCCGACGCCCTCGAACGCGAAGCCGCCGACGTGGGTGCCCTGACTCTCGGCATCGTCGCCGATCGCACGGACGACCGACTCGCAGACCTTGTGACACTCGCCGTTGCCCGAGGTGCCCGCGTAGTTCTCGCCGCATCGAAAGACGCGGACTTGTCCGGGGTCGCGGAACCGAACACCGCACTGACAATTGGAAGCGAGCCGGGACCATCCGCGGTCAGTGTGCTCGCGAACGATCCCGGGACCCAGAGCGCACGCGTGCTTGCGGTGGCGTCCTGCCGACCGCAAGTCATCGTCGAGTTCCCGGCGGAAAACCAACCGCCATCATCGATCGCGCTCGTTCCTATCGTCGGTGTCGCTGCAGCGGGAGGGCTGCACGCGGCTATTCCCGACGAGTTCGACATCGCGGCCGGTGAGGCCGCCGCTGACATCTGGTCTGTCGTACTCGACGTTTTTTCCGGTGTTCCCGCGAAATCTGAACTGCGGAACTCCACCACCTTTGCTATTCCGCGATTGCTGAGGACGATGTGA
- a CDS encoding UxaA family hydrolase, whose product MKTELMGFLRPDGRWGYRDHTLVVPVHSALCKIAADVAESTNDDIVAIRHEWDSPRDHADQARVLAALLGFATHPNVGATLILGVGDEVELFEQALTAAEKPHRVVRLDRADTFDGLESSAKAALAELLGEKVPAVRQPAPLSSLCLGLECGSSDAFSGITANPALGVASDRLVEAGGTSILAEITELLGAEHLLAKRAVSDEVARQIIEVVARFEKDVARIGVDLLGSQPAPGNIAGGLTTIEEKSMGAARKGGTGPISGVVEYAESPPGPGLYIMDTPGQDIEQMVAMVAGGAQIVAFTTGLGTPTGSPIAPCLKISSNSEVAKRLPELIDIDAGTILTGTPIDEIGQRILDELIEVASGRHTKAESRGNHEFALSFIRPTGM is encoded by the coding sequence GTGAAGACCGAACTGATGGGTTTCCTGCGGCCGGACGGTCGCTGGGGGTACCGCGACCACACGCTTGTCGTACCCGTGCACTCGGCGCTGTGCAAAATTGCCGCGGACGTGGCAGAGTCCACGAACGACGACATCGTCGCGATCCGGCACGAGTGGGACAGTCCTCGCGATCATGCTGACCAGGCGCGCGTGCTAGCCGCCTTGCTGGGTTTCGCCACACATCCCAACGTCGGGGCAACACTGATACTGGGTGTCGGCGACGAGGTCGAGCTATTCGAGCAGGCGCTGACGGCCGCAGAGAAGCCGCACCGCGTCGTCCGGTTGGACCGGGCCGACACCTTCGACGGTCTCGAGAGTTCCGCGAAGGCTGCCCTCGCTGAACTTCTCGGAGAGAAGGTACCCGCAGTTCGGCAACCGGCGCCGCTTTCGTCGCTGTGCCTGGGACTCGAATGTGGCAGCTCCGATGCTTTCTCGGGTATCACCGCAAACCCGGCCCTGGGGGTGGCTAGTGATCGCCTCGTCGAAGCCGGTGGGACGTCCATTCTTGCGGAGATCACCGAGCTACTCGGGGCCGAGCATCTCCTCGCCAAACGCGCCGTCAGCGACGAGGTGGCACGGCAAATCATCGAAGTCGTCGCGAGGTTCGAGAAGGATGTCGCGAGAATCGGCGTGGATCTGCTGGGCAGCCAGCCGGCTCCGGGCAACATCGCCGGCGGCCTCACGACCATCGAAGAGAAGTCGATGGGCGCGGCCCGCAAGGGCGGCACCGGCCCGATCAGCGGTGTGGTCGAGTACGCCGAGAGTCCACCTGGTCCGGGCCTGTACATCATGGATACGCCGGGACAGGACATCGAGCAGATGGTGGCGATGGTGGCAGGAGGTGCACAGATCGTGGCGTTCACGACCGGTCTCGGTACCCCGACCGGATCCCCGATCGCGCCGTGCTTGAAGATCAGCTCGAATTCCGAAGTTGCGAAAAGGCTTCCGGAACTGATCGATATCGATGCGGGAACAATCCTCACGGGTACACCGATCGACGAAATCGGCCAGCGCATACTCGACGAGCTCATCGAGGTGGCCTCGGGCAGGCACACCAAGGCTGAGTCGCGCGGCAATCACGAGTTTGCGCTCAGCTTCATCAGACCGACCGGAATGTGA
- a CDS encoding LysR family transcriptional regulator, giving the protein MQFRQLETFISIVDAGTLTAAARRLYKTQGAVSQDLRLLENGLGVQLLDRTGQRVKLTAAGSALLPIARRVMSDIADATFEMECIRTGESPVIRLTCLPSLGPRLCTLMADYTHTHPGTRWSLFTSLRGAMIAGLREDQFDLAICEGYADDGIVNTPLIRETLHLVLPHNHPLIEQAPLRPADLRDVPYVGLHRRLGALLEAQRFFSAGEAYPTPVAEVDTTQLVAELVTGLGGYGFIPDSAIPKDGFTLATVPTDPLLTRQISIARSANRSIPPAVEMFIGYLIAAWPADSP; this is encoded by the coding sequence GTGCAGTTCCGGCAGCTGGAGACCTTTATAAGCATCGTCGATGCGGGCACGCTGACCGCCGCCGCCCGACGGCTCTACAAAACCCAGGGTGCCGTTTCGCAGGACCTGCGGTTGCTCGAGAACGGCCTCGGCGTACAACTCCTTGACCGGACAGGCCAGCGAGTCAAGCTGACGGCTGCGGGTAGCGCTCTGTTGCCGATCGCGCGGCGCGTCATGAGCGACATCGCCGACGCTACGTTCGAAATGGAATGCATCCGCACCGGCGAAAGCCCGGTCATCCGCCTCACCTGTCTGCCGTCGTTAGGCCCGCGCCTGTGCACACTGATGGCCGACTACACTCACACGCATCCGGGCACTCGATGGTCGTTATTCACGTCGCTGCGGGGCGCTATGATCGCAGGTCTGCGCGAGGACCAGTTCGATCTGGCGATCTGCGAAGGCTACGCCGACGACGGCATCGTCAACACTCCACTCATCCGCGAAACATTGCACCTCGTTCTGCCGCATAATCATCCACTGATAGAACAGGCACCGCTCCGCCCCGCGGACCTTAGGGATGTGCCCTACGTCGGGCTGCATCGGCGCCTAGGTGCGCTACTGGAAGCGCAACGCTTCTTCTCGGCCGGTGAGGCCTACCCGACCCCGGTCGCCGAAGTCGACACCACCCAACTAGTTGCCGAGCTTGTCACCGGCCTCGGCGGCTACGGGTTCATCCCCGACTCAGCCATTCCAAAGGACGGGTTCACCCTCGCCACTGTTCCGACCGATCCGCTGCTCACACGACAGATTTCGATCGCCCGATCCGCCAACCGCAGCATTCCGCCCGCCGTTGAAATGTTTATCGGCTACCTCATCGCCGCCTGGCCCGCGGATTCGCCGTGA